In Wenyingzhuangia fucanilytica, the following are encoded in one genomic region:
- a CDS encoding aminotransferase class IV: MINFNGNIVSENNNQINFNNRAFKYGDALFETIKIKDEAVVFCEDHYFRLMASMRMLRMEIPMEFTLEFFEAEILKTINANSGDENRVKFTVFRDAEGLYAPSNHKTSYVIEAKKVEIVVKEDYVVDLYKDFMINPNLLSTVKTNNKITNVLAGIYAQDNEFDNCVLLNTNKNVVEFTNGNIFLVKGNVITTPPLSDGCVKGVMRKNIIDVLGKNTDFEVEEASISPFAIQKADEVFLTNVIVGIQPVTKYRKKTFSTKVVSEITKLMANLG; encoded by the coding sequence ATGATCAATTTTAATGGAAACATTGTTTCCGAAAACAACAATCAAATCAATTTTAACAACAGAGCGTTTAAATATGGAGATGCTTTGTTCGAAACTATTAAAATAAAAGATGAGGCAGTTGTTTTTTGCGAAGATCATTATTTTAGATTAATGGCCTCTATGCGTATGTTACGTATGGAAATTCCGATGGAATTTACTTTAGAGTTTTTTGAAGCAGAAATATTAAAGACTATTAATGCGAATTCTGGAGATGAAAACAGAGTAAAGTTTACTGTGTTTAGAGATGCGGAAGGATTATATGCTCCATCAAATCACAAAACATCTTATGTAATTGAAGCTAAAAAAGTGGAGATTGTTGTAAAAGAGGATTATGTAGTAGATTTGTACAAGGATTTTATGATCAATCCTAATTTGTTATCTACAGTTAAAACAAACAATAAAATCACCAATGTTTTGGCTGGGATTTATGCTCAAGATAACGAGTTTGATAATTGTGTGTTGTTAAATACAAATAAAAATGTGGTTGAATTTACCAACGGAAATATTTTTTTGGTAAAAGGAAATGTAATTACAACTCCTCCATTATCTGATGGTTGTGTTAAAGGGGTGATGAGAAAAAATATTATTGATGTTTTAGGAAAAAACACAGATTTTGAAGTTGAAGAAGCTTCTATTTCTCCGTTTGCTATTCAAAAAGCAGATGAGGTGTTTTTGACTAATGTGATTGTAGGAATTCAACCGGTAACCAAATACAGAAAAAAGACTTTTAGTACAAAAGTAGTTAGTGAAATAACAAAGTTGATGGCTAATTTAGGTTAG
- a CDS encoding START-like domain-containing protein has translation MVKEKFQLEFPIHASPSMLYQYFATPSGLGEWFADNVNSRGELFTFIWDGSEEQAKLLASKTDDRAKFHWVEDEDDNAYFEFKIQVDALTKDVSLIITDFAEEDEIDEAKMLWENQISELKHIIGA, from the coding sequence ATGGTAAAAGAAAAATTTCAGTTAGAGTTTCCTATACACGCATCGCCATCGATGTTGTATCAGTATTTTGCAACTCCTTCTGGGTTAGGAGAATGGTTTGCAGATAATGTAAACTCTAGAGGTGAATTGTTTACCTTTATATGGGATGGTTCAGAAGAACAAGCAAAATTGTTAGCTTCTAAAACGGATGATAGAGCAAAATTTCATTGGGTAGAAGATGAAGATGACAATGCTTACTTTGAATTTAAAATTCAAGTAGATGCTTTAACTAAAGACGTGTCTTTAATTATTACTGATTTTGCTGAAGAAGACGAAATAGACGAAGCAAAAATGTTGTGGGAAAACCAAATTTCCGAACTAAAACACATTATTGGAGCATAA
- a CDS encoding DUF4294 domain-containing protein — translation MKLRIQISLPFVFMLISLVLQAQDKEWIHLGKQYEDGYLITNPHQEIHLDTIVLFPKPKFTNNYDRRYYAWFRKKTYKAYPYAVLAKEKLDSLNASIDEIESSRKRRRYIKDKQKLFEEQFAEDVKKLTRTEGRILIKLIHRLTGETVNEHIQDKRGKFKAFWYRFSASFFKIDLDLEYHPENVMEDYMIENILQQAFLYGQLERHPSVLMSGKLPLPVREIHIEKKK, via the coding sequence ATGAAATTAAGAATACAAATATCGTTACCTTTTGTTTTTATGTTGATTTCTCTAGTGTTACAAGCTCAAGACAAAGAGTGGATACACTTAGGGAAACAGTATGAAGATGGATATCTTATTACCAATCCTCATCAAGAAATTCATTTGGATACCATTGTGTTGTTTCCAAAACCAAAATTTACCAACAACTACGATAGGCGATACTATGCGTGGTTTAGAAAAAAAACATATAAAGCATATCCTTATGCAGTTTTGGCTAAAGAAAAATTAGATAGTTTAAATGCTAGTATTGATGAAATTGAGTCTTCTAGAAAACGAAGAAGATATATAAAAGACAAGCAAAAACTTTTTGAGGAACAATTTGCAGAGGATGTTAAAAAATTAACTAGAACAGAAGGTCGTATTTTGATTAAGTTGATTCATAGGTTAACGGGAGAAACGGTAAACGAACACATTCAAGATAAAAGAGGAAAGTTTAAAGCGTTTTGGTATAGATTTTCTGCAAGTTTTTTTAAGATTGATTTGGATTTAGAATATCATCCAGAAAATGTGATGGAAGATTATATGATTGAAAATATTTTACAACAAGCATTTTTGTATGGTCAATTAGAACGACATCCATCGGTTTTAATGAGCGGAAAACTTCCTTTACCAGTGAGAGAAATTCATATAGAAAAAAAGAAATAA
- a CDS encoding M42 family metallopeptidase, which translates to MSEQTILTEKSLNFLEEYLNNAAPTGYESNGQKIWMDYLKPYVDEFITDAYGSAVGVINPKAKYKVVIEGHADEISWYVNYITDNGLIHVIRNGGSDHIIAPSKKVNIHTKKGIVKGVFGWPAIHTRLKGKEEDTPKIENITIDVGCETKDEVLALGVHVGCVITYPDTFEVLNGNKFVCRALDNRMGGFMIAEVARLIKENNIDLPFGLYVTNSVQEEIGLRGAEMITQTIKPNVAIVTDVCHDTTTPMIDKKSEGDSKIGAGPVISYAPAIQHNVRELIIETAEKNEIPFQRHASSRATGTDTDAFAYSNGGVPSALISLPLRYMHTTVEMVHRNDVENVIKLIFESVKQIKEGDNFNYFNKKSYSL; encoded by the coding sequence ATGAGTGAACAGACCATTTTAACAGAAAAGTCATTAAACTTTTTAGAAGAATATTTAAACAATGCTGCTCCTACTGGATACGAAAGTAACGGGCAAAAAATTTGGATGGATTATTTAAAGCCTTATGTAGATGAGTTTATTACTGATGCATATGGTTCTGCTGTAGGAGTTATTAACCCAAAAGCAAAATACAAAGTTGTAATAGAAGGACATGCTGATGAAATTTCATGGTACGTAAACTACATTACTGATAACGGATTAATTCATGTTATTAGAAATGGTGGAAGCGATCATATTATTGCTCCTTCAAAAAAAGTAAACATCCATACCAAAAAAGGAATAGTAAAAGGTGTTTTTGGTTGGCCAGCAATCCATACTAGACTAAAAGGTAAAGAAGAAGATACACCAAAAATTGAAAACATTACCATTGATGTTGGTTGCGAAACCAAAGATGAAGTATTAGCCTTAGGTGTGCACGTTGGTTGTGTAATTACCTATCCTGATACTTTTGAAGTTTTAAACGGAAACAAATTTGTTTGTAGAGCTTTAGACAACCGTATGGGTGGATTTATGATTGCCGAGGTAGCACGTTTAATTAAAGAAAACAATATTGATTTACCTTTTGGTTTATACGTTACCAACTCTGTACAAGAAGAAATTGGTTTACGCGGAGCAGAAATGATTACCCAAACCATAAAACCAAATGTTGCTATTGTGACTGATGTTTGCCATGACACCACTACTCCAATGATTGATAAAAAATCTGAAGGAGATAGTAAAATTGGTGCTGGACCTGTAATTTCTTACGCTCCTGCCATTCAACACAACGTTAGAGAATTAATTATAGAAACTGCAGAAAAAAACGAGATTCCTTTCCAACGTCATGCTTCATCTAGAGCTACAGGAACAGATACAGATGCTTTTGCTTATAGTAATGGCGGAGTTCCTTCTGCTTTAATTTCTTTACCATTGCGTTATATGCACACTACTGTAGAAATGGTACATAGAAATGATGTAGAAAACGTAATTAAATTAATTTTTGAAAGCGTTAAACAAATTAAAGAAGGTGATAACTTTAACTATTTTAATAAAAAAAGTTATAGTTTATAA
- the fbp gene encoding class 1 fructose-bisphosphatase, which produces MSYQHKTLGEFINENQHAFKYSTGELSSLINSIRLAAKVVNHEVNKAGLVDITGAAGDVNVQGESQQKLDVYANDKFIQAMINRNIVCGITSEEEDDFIIVNSKDKNHQNKYVVLIDPLDGSSNIDVNVSVGTIFSVYRRITPIGTPVTKEDFLQAGKHQVAAGYIIYGTSTMLVYTTGHGVNGFTLNPAIGTFYLSHPDMEFPKDGNIYSVNEGNYLEFPEGIKKYIKYCQQIEEDRPYTSRYIGSLASDFHRNMIKGGIYMYPKSTKNPNGKLRLLYECNPMAFIAEQAKGKASDGYTRILDINPTELHQRVPFICGSINMVEKAEAFMKEFS; this is translated from the coding sequence ATGTCTTATCAACACAAAACTTTAGGAGAATTTATCAATGAAAATCAACACGCTTTTAAGTATTCAACTGGTGAATTATCTAGCTTAATCAACTCTATTAGACTTGCCGCAAAAGTAGTAAACCACGAAGTTAACAAAGCTGGTTTGGTAGATATTACCGGAGCAGCAGGTGATGTAAATGTGCAAGGTGAAAGTCAACAAAAATTAGATGTATATGCTAACGATAAGTTTATACAAGCTATGATCAATAGAAATATTGTTTGTGGAATTACTAGCGAAGAAGAAGATGATTTTATCATTGTTAATAGTAAAGACAAGAACCATCAAAATAAATATGTGGTTTTAATTGATCCTTTAGACGGTTCTTCTAACATTGATGTTAATGTTTCCGTAGGAACTATCTTTTCAGTTTACAGAAGAATTACTCCAATTGGAACACCTGTAACCAAAGAAGATTTTCTTCAAGCTGGTAAACACCAAGTTGCGGCTGGTTATATTATTTACGGAACTTCAACCATGCTTGTTTACACAACTGGTCATGGAGTAAACGGATTTACACTAAACCCAGCTATTGGTACTTTTTATTTATCACATCCAGACATGGAGTTTCCTAAAGACGGGAATATTTACTCTGTAAACGAAGGAAATTATTTAGAATTTCCAGAAGGGATAAAAAAATACATCAAATACTGTCAACAAATAGAAGAAGACAGACCTTATACTAGTAGATACATTGGGTCTTTAGCTTCTGATTTTCATAGAAATATGATTAAAGGAGGAATTTATATGTATCCTAAAAGCACCAAAAACCCTAATGGAAAACTACGTTTGTTATACGAATGTAACCCAATGGCCTTTATTGCAGAACAAGCAAAAGGAAAAGCAAGTGATGGTTACACTAGAATTTTAGATATTAATCCAACAGAATTACACCAAAGAGTTCCTTTTATTTGTGGAAGCATTAATATGGTAGAAAAAGCAGAAGCTTTTATGAAAGAATTCTCTTAA
- a CDS encoding SDR family NAD(P)-dependent oxidoreductase, with product MKVEEKIAVITGATGGIGFQVAKKLGEDGYTVILNGIEDEAGAKRVAELKEEGISAEYYGFDVTNDEAVTENIKAIGEKYGRIDVLVNNAGGLGGRSRFEEMTTEFYRFVMALNLDSTFFASRAAIPYLKKGENASIINYTSNAGWNAGGPGAGIYGTSKAGVHAITRALAKDLAEYGIRVNAVSPGTIDTPFHAQIKSTKPEVFASWKNNILLGRLGQPEEVASVVSFLASDAASFITAETIQIGGGQALGI from the coding sequence ATGAAAGTAGAAGAAAAAATAGCAGTAATCACAGGAGCAACAGGAGGAATAGGATTTCAAGTAGCAAAAAAATTAGGAGAAGACGGATATACAGTAATATTAAACGGTATTGAAGATGAAGCTGGAGCTAAAAGAGTTGCAGAATTAAAAGAAGAAGGAATTTCAGCAGAGTATTATGGTTTTGATGTAACAAACGATGAAGCTGTTACAGAAAACATCAAAGCTATTGGAGAAAAATATGGTAGAATTGATGTACTTGTAAATAATGCAGGAGGTTTAGGTGGTAGATCTAGATTTGAAGAAATGACTACTGAGTTTTATAGATTTGTAATGGCTTTAAACCTTGATTCAACATTTTTTGCTTCAAGAGCAGCGATTCCTTACCTTAAAAAGGGAGAGAATGCTTCAATTATCAATTATACATCAAATGCAGGTTGGAATGCCGGAGGACCAGGAGCTGGGATTTATGGAACTTCTAAAGCAGGAGTACACGCAATTACAAGAGCATTGGCTAAAGATTTAGCGGAATATGGTATACGTGTTAATGCGGTGTCTCCAGGTACTATTGATACTCCATTTCACGCACAAATAAAATCAACCAAACCAGAAGTATTTGCTTCTTGGAAAAACAATATTTTGTTAGGAAGATTAGGTCAACCAGAAGAAGTAGCTTCTGTAGTATCCTTTTTGGCAAGTGATGCAGCTTCTTTTATCACTGCCGAAACCATCCAAATTGGAGGAGGACAAGCTTTAGGAATTTAA
- a CDS encoding MFS transporter yields the protein MKVKGLRWWVIMLICLATVINYIDRTAFGVMWPEMGKDLGLDESDYAVMLNIFMVTYALGKFLSGKLYDEIGTRLGFVVSIVVWSLSSVLHAFAGGLASLTIFRAFLGLGEAGNWPGAVKSNGEWFPVKQRAIAQGIFNAGASLGSVIAPVLIAYLYSHFGWRTTFIIIGAIGLLWVIPWLFVNKSNPEVHPWITDEERALILKDRIVTVEEPGKKEKGLSVVQILSHKESWGVLTARLFIEPIWWLFVGWMPLYLNSKFGFSIEEIGATIWISYLGGMAGSIIGGWYSGKLMETKSVDVARKTTITIGGALIFLGLLGIIFLVNENNPMTFIYIVSVVLFGFQFAIGNIQTISSDLFSGKSVGTLAGLAGTVAAISVIIMNTLIPLIASVSYTPAFIVIAILAPMAVASIYVLIKKIEPVKLT from the coding sequence ATGAAAGTTAAAGGATTAAGATGGTGGGTAATTATGCTAATTTGTTTAGCAACGGTCATCAATTACATTGATAGAACGGCATTTGGAGTAATGTGGCCAGAAATGGGAAAAGATTTAGGACTTGATGAGTCCGATTATGCAGTGATGCTAAACATTTTTATGGTTACTTATGCCTTAGGTAAGTTTTTATCAGGAAAATTATATGACGAAATAGGAACTAGACTTGGTTTTGTTGTTTCTATTGTAGTGTGGTCTTTATCATCTGTACTACACGCTTTTGCAGGAGGATTAGCAAGTTTAACCATTTTTAGAGCCTTTTTAGGACTTGGAGAGGCAGGTAACTGGCCTGGAGCTGTTAAGAGTAACGGAGAGTGGTTTCCTGTAAAACAACGTGCCATTGCACAAGGAATTTTTAATGCAGGAGCATCTTTAGGAAGTGTAATAGCGCCTGTATTAATCGCTTATTTATACAGTCACTTTGGATGGAGAACAACTTTTATCATTATTGGTGCTATAGGTTTGTTATGGGTAATTCCTTGGTTGTTTGTTAACAAATCAAACCCAGAAGTGCATCCTTGGATTACTGACGAAGAAAGAGCGTTGATTTTAAAAGATAGAATTGTAACTGTAGAAGAGCCTGGAAAAAAAGAAAAAGGTTTGTCTGTAGTACAAATTTTAAGTCACAAAGAGTCTTGGGGAGTTTTAACAGCAAGATTATTTATAGAGCCTATATGGTGGCTGTTTGTAGGATGGATGCCGTTGTACTTAAATTCAAAATTTGGATTTAGTATTGAAGAAATTGGAGCAACCATTTGGATCTCTTATTTAGGAGGAATGGCAGGAAGTATTATTGGTGGTTGGTATAGTGGTAAATTAATGGAAACTAAATCTGTTGATGTTGCTCGTAAAACAACCATTACTATTGGTGGAGCATTAATCTTTTTAGGATTATTAGGAATTATCTTTTTAGTAAACGAAAACAATCCTATGACATTTATATACATCGTGTCAGTAGTATTATTTGGATTTCAATTTGCTATTGGAAACATTCAAACCATTTCAAGTGATTTATTCAGTGGTAAATCTGTAGGAACCTTAGCTGGTTTAGCAGGAACTGTTGCAGCAATATCTGTAATTATTATGAATACACTAATCCCGTTAATTGCTTCAGTATCATATACACCAGCATTTATTGTTATTGCAATTTTAGCACCAATGGCTGTAGCATCAATTTACGTATTAATTAAAAAAATAGAACCAGTAAAATTAACATAA
- a CDS encoding FadR/GntR family transcriptional regulator: MKLELLSKGEQTSQNEIISKLRDLIILKNLEPGDKMPSERMLSEKFEVSRSNVREAIQLLEFYGLLKSKPQSGTFVADIGQIAMNGMIDDILRLEDPDFKSLVETRIMFELKTVSLAAERRTEEHLKLMEKALDAYKKKVINGEKAVQEDLLFHLAIAQASGNSTMNKLMLMITPNIITNFEKYHVCDAGMSQRGIVEHEAIYEAIKEQNVDKAREKMKVHFSALYQYCYNAKK, encoded by the coding sequence ATGAAGTTAGAGTTATTGTCAAAAGGAGAGCAAACAAGTCAGAATGAAATTATATCTAAATTACGAGATTTAATTATTCTTAAAAATCTTGAACCAGGAGATAAGATGCCATCTGAGAGAATGTTATCTGAAAAGTTTGAAGTAAGTAGAAGTAATGTTAGAGAAGCAATACAGCTACTTGAGTTTTACGGATTACTAAAATCAAAACCACAAAGTGGAACCTTTGTTGCAGATATTGGACAAATAGCCATGAACGGAATGATTGACGATATTTTGAGGTTGGAAGATCCTGACTTTAAATCGTTAGTAGAAACAAGGATCATGTTTGAGTTAAAAACGGTTAGTTTAGCTGCTGAGAGAAGAACAGAGGAGCATTTAAAATTAATGGAAAAAGCTTTAGATGCTTATAAGAAAAAAGTAATCAACGGAGAAAAAGCAGTTCAAGAAGATTTGTTATTCCATTTAGCTATTGCGCAAGCAAGTGGAAACAGTACCATGAATAAACTCATGTTGATGATTACTCCTAATATTATTACAAACTTTGAAAAATATCATGTTTGTGATGCTGGGATGTCTCAGAGAGGAATTGTAGAGCACGAAGCTATATACGAAGCAATAAAAGAACAAAATGTAGATAAAGCAAGAGAGAAGATGAAAGTACACTTTAGTGCTCTTTATCAATATTGCTATAACGCAAAAAAATAA
- a CDS encoding polysaccharide lyase family 7 protein yields the protein MIIKLLYNSVIVLALFLSNCSANNDDVLSNDDKDSGDVVVEEDETPEKDYNLPNIDLSNWKVTLPIGNPTEVSPPEILDYGTNETLKPFMYNDSIKGALVFYTYPSSTTANTSYSRTELREQIKAGDNSVNWTFSQGGIMTGELAMAEISKDKNGDYHRTIIMQIHGRLTNAQRDLIGQKDNNAPPMLKIYWHKGYIRVKTKVLKDLNASDEEILHTDAWGDDEGYNFPEYVGFDKFKLQVKISEGRMEIIMNNTSKVYNDIHIQKWGIFENYFKAGNYLSTTDSGASAKVEYYQLNVTH from the coding sequence ATGATCATAAAACTTCTATATAACAGTGTAATTGTATTGGCATTATTTTTAAGTAATTGTAGTGCTAATAATGATGATGTGTTATCGAATGATGATAAGGATAGTGGGGATGTAGTGGTTGAAGAAGATGAAACACCAGAAAAAGATTACAATTTGCCTAATATAGATTTAAGTAATTGGAAAGTAACTTTACCTATTGGTAACCCAACAGAAGTTTCTCCACCAGAGATTCTAGATTATGGAACCAATGAAACCTTAAAACCATTCATGTATAATGATTCTATTAAAGGAGCTTTAGTGTTTTATACTTATCCAAGTAGTACCACTGCTAATACTTCTTATTCTAGAACTGAATTAAGAGAACAAATAAAAGCAGGAGATAATTCTGTAAACTGGACTTTTTCACAAGGAGGAATTATGACAGGTGAGTTGGCTATGGCCGAGATAAGTAAAGATAAAAATGGAGATTATCATAGAACCATTATCATGCAGATTCATGGAAGGTTAACAAATGCTCAACGTGATTTAATTGGTCAAAAAGATAATAACGCACCACCAATGTTAAAAATATACTGGCATAAAGGGTATATTAGAGTAAAAACTAAAGTATTAAAAGATTTAAATGCATCTGATGAGGAAATTTTACATACAGATGCGTGGGGTGATGATGAAGGATATAATTTTCCAGAATACGTAGGTTTTGATAAATTTAAATTACAAGTAAAAATATCAGAAGGTAGAATGGAAATAATCATGAATAATACCTCAAAAGTTTATAATGATATCCATATTCAAAAATGGGGGATTTTTGAAAACTATTTTAAAGCTGGTAACTACCTGAGTACTACCGATAGTGGAGCAAGTGCTAAAGTTGAATATTATCAGTTAAATGTTACACATTAA
- a CDS encoding polysaccharide lyase family 7 protein, whose amino-acid sequence MNYFKKEFILVVVITFLSVNATCQEKASSTTEVEKSVEVKKKSKKKKKKYKLSKIDLSHWSVTTPELNHKGKATNVEPPEILKYATDKRLTPYMYNDSITGALVFYAYPSNATTANTKYSRSELREQMEPGNNNVNWTFKQGGTMKGVLKVDEISKDSDGKPHKVIIMQIHGRLTNEQRDLIGQKDNNAPPILKIYWQNGKIRVKTKVLKNLDASDEEILHDEAWGDDEGYTFDQEVGHRKFTLEVKVSEGKLIVVLNNFDYKVYDNIHMEKWGVFENYFKAGNYFQSRDEGAFAKVNYYKLKVKH is encoded by the coding sequence ATGAATTACTTTAAAAAAGAATTTATACTTGTTGTAGTTATTACTTTCCTATCTGTGAATGCTACTTGCCAAGAAAAGGCAAGTAGTACCACAGAAGTGGAAAAATCAGTTGAGGTAAAAAAGAAATCAAAAAAGAAGAAGAAAAAATACAAATTATCTAAAATTGATTTAAGCCATTGGAGTGTTACTACACCAGAACTAAATCACAAAGGTAAAGCGACTAATGTTGAGCCTCCTGAGATTTTAAAATATGCAACTGATAAAAGGTTAACTCCATACATGTATAATGATTCTATAACCGGAGCTTTAGTGTTTTATGCTTATCCAAGTAATGCAACAACTGCAAACACCAAATATTCTCGTTCAGAACTTAGAGAACAAATGGAACCAGGAAATAATAATGTAAACTGGACATTTAAACAGGGGGGAACTATGAAAGGAGTTTTAAAAGTTGATGAAATTTCTAAAGATAGCGACGGTAAACCTCATAAGGTAATCATTATGCAGATCCATGGAAGGTTAACCAATGAGCAACGTGATTTAATAGGGCAAAAGGATAATAATGCACCACCTATTTTAAAAATATATTGGCAAAATGGTAAAATTCGTGTCAAAACAAAAGTTCTTAAAAATTTAGATGCTTCTGATGAAGAGATTTTGCATGATGAAGCTTGGGGTGATGATGAAGGTTACACCTTTGATCAAGAAGTAGGACATAGAAAATTTACTTTAGAAGTTAAGGTGTCAGAAGGGAAGTTAATTGTAGTCTTAAATAATTTTGATTATAAAGTTTACGATAACATTCATATGGAAAAATGGGGAGTTTTTGAGAACTATTTTAAAGCTGGAAATTACTTTCAGTCTAGAGATGAAGGAGCTTTTGCAAAGGTTAATTATTATAAGTTAAAAGTTAAACATTAA
- a CDS encoding PKD domain-containing protein — MKNLFIHKKIMDITKLVAAITLLLTFNACTEDLPEAGSKPDNTPPSSSFSAEEQSGDYLTYLFTNTSDSATDYEWDFGDAASGADNTSTEKDPSHTFSGEGTYTVTLVASDKLGVESTFSSTVEVVEPDAPSVFVPTILEAGFEDGGLAGGTGDGRDSWRISGGKIFGITSSPVRTGSQGAKFDAGDPRVAYQELTVTPNADYIVSIYYTMKTDPAGGALRLAVLGEAISNASEAEAAIIASVSGTDQTSASDYVQMTLEFNSGNRSTIAIWIDSNNITEARVDDVTIIAKPE; from the coding sequence ATGAAAAATTTATTTATACATAAAAAGATAATGGATATCACTAAGTTGGTGGCCGCTATCACATTATTACTAACATTTAATGCATGTACAGAAGATTTACCAGAGGCTGGTTCTAAACCAGATAACACTCCTCCAAGTAGTAGCTTTTCTGCAGAAGAACAAAGTGGGGATTATTTAACCTATTTATTTACAAACACTTCTGATAGTGCAACGGATTATGAATGGGACTTTGGTGATGCCGCTTCAGGAGCTGATAATACATCTACTGAAAAAGATCCATCACATACTTTTTCTGGAGAAGGAACTTATACAGTTACTTTAGTTGCTTCTGATAAATTAGGAGTAGAAAGTACGTTTAGCAGTACTGTTGAGGTTGTAGAACCAGATGCGCCAAGTGTATTTGTACCAACAATTTTAGAAGCTGGTTTTGAAGATGGTGGTTTAGCAGGTGGTACTGGTGATGGTCGTGATTCTTGGAGAATATCTGGAGGTAAAATATTTGGAATTACTAGTAGCCCTGTTCGTACAGGTTCTCAAGGAGCTAAGTTTGATGCAGGAGATCCTCGTGTTGCTTATCAAGAGTTAACAGTTACTCCAAATGCAGATTATATCGTTTCTATTTATTATACCATGAAAACAGATCCTGCTGGAGGAGCGTTGAGGTTAGCTGTTTTAGGAGAAGCTATCTCTAATGCCTCTGAAGCTGAAGCAGCTATTATTGCTTCTGTTAGTGGTACAGACCAAACAAGTGCAAGCGATTATGTACAAATGACGTTAGAGTTTAACTCTGGAAATAGAAGTACAATTGCTATATGGATTGATAGCAATAATATTACTGAAGCAAGAGTAGATGATGTGACTATTATTGCTAAACCAGAATAA